A window from Montipora capricornis isolate CH-2021 chromosome 7, ASM3666992v2, whole genome shotgun sequence encodes these proteins:
- the LOC138057693 gene encoding uncharacterized protein, protein MGDQTSFKRLQSYIPGLTEYRFKIARQHSLHYGRGAEIPRVRSPRMRVESKQLDHFLTYITSPHVIQDLPFGQRYLRLSSGEILETPNVIRTMIPNRLVKQYQAYCAETDFTPFSPATMLRVLSACAATVRKSLQGLDYIAADGAKGFEDLSLIVERLKDKGLDREIAKSWEVSLKEGKQYLKADYKVHVSDCSFVADHCSEHALSDSNDSELRSLCSHTHSLKCSQCERLRDVLYCMERYLVESNAKFAPEELEDLSHTLNEAVKAIQSWKAHQLRSVRQDAARTVCLSALNESTVLITQDWAMKFLPVKYRESQSDWFGKRGISWHISVIARKINGRYESQSFVHIVENTSQDSSVVVRIIEHTLRSLKEENPGIDTAFLRQDNAGCYHNSAVIASCSLMKLNTGVSVRRVDFSDPQGGKGACDRKAATIKGHVRRYINEGHDVQNAKEFKTAILSNGGVTGVRVAVVDAAVAACELPQVKMDGVSMLNNFEFSSDVVTVWRAFDVGRGKQISKSKLHVPDFLQACRFDCNISPGDFVGASQETSKKPGPNGTLEEEVKDDGDKKAATILFSCPNEGCVKMYERHSSLEKHLSFGKCRMMPEKENLLDKAKRTYHALLKEDTSTAKALEAGTLEVTDGVSLSEGWALKTTKKSARFNEAQKKYLEDKFNLGQEKGHKQDPERVAKDMRFAKKADGSRLFSSDEFLSAQQIQSFFSRMASKLRHAAAISDSDIKAAQHEQEFCDTRQVVLNEVQLQHPIAYDNFNLCDMRKKGSLKKLNITMLKIVCEYFGVCTDGFHVRRKAEYISALVELIDACGCYPV, encoded by the exons ATGGGGGACCAGACATCGTTTAAACGCCTCCAGAGCTACATACCAGGTCTCACCGAATACcgatttaaaattgcaagacaGCATTCCCTTCACTATGGGCGTGGGGCCGAAATACCCCGAGTAAGAAGCCCTAGGATGAGAGTGGAAAGTAAGCAGCTTGATCATTTTTTAACTTACATAACAAGTCCGCATGTCATCCAGGATCTCCCGTTTGGTCAGCGGTACCTCCGCCTCTCCTCTGGGGAGATACTAGAGACTCCAAATGTCATCAGGACGATGATTCCCAATAGGCTAGTAAAGCAATACCAGGCTTACTGCGCggaaacagattttactccatTCAGCCCAGCAACCATGCTAAGAGTCCTGTCCGCCTGTGCAGCCACCGTGAGGAAGTCCCTACAGGGGCTAGATTACATTGCGGCAGATGGCGCGAAAGGTTTTGAAGATCTGTCTCTTATTGTGGAACGCCTAAAAGATAAGGGGCTTGACAGAGAGATCGCTAAAAGCTGGGAAGTGTCTCTGAAGGAGGGGAAACAATATTTGAAGGCTGACTATAAG GTTCATGTATCTGATTGCTCCTTTGTGGCGGACCATTGCAGTGAACATGCTCTGAGCGACAGCAACGACAGTGAACTAAGATCTCTCTGCTCACACACCCACAGTCTCAAGTGCTCGCAGTGTGAAAGACTCAGGGATGTCCTCTACTGTATGGAAAGATACCTAGTTGAGTCAAATGCAAAGTTCGCGCCTGAGGAGCTGGAAGATCTCTCGCACACACTGAATGAAGCAGTCAAGGCAATCCAGTCCTGGAAAGCCCACCAACTCAGAAGTGTTAGACAAGACGCAGCAAGAACTGTGTGCTTGAGCGCTTTAAATGAGTCCACTGTCCTTATCACACAGGATTGGGCAATGAAATTTTTACCAGTCAAATACAGAGAGTCCCAGTCTGATTGGTTTGGAAAGCGCGGGATATCTTGGCATATCAGTGTCATTGCAAGAAAAATCAATGGGCGGTATGAAAGTCAGAGCTTTGTCCACATCGTCGAGAATACATCACAAGACAGCTCTGTTGTAGTGCGCATTATTGAACATACCTTGAGGTCACTGAAAGAGGAGAATCCCGGAATCGACACAGCTTTCCTACGCCAGGATAACGCCGGATGCTATCATAACTCGGCTGTAATAGCATCGTGCTCTCTAATGAAGTTGAATACAGGGGTCAGTGTCCGTAGAGTGGATTTCAGTGACCCACAAGGAGGTAAAGGGGCCTGCGACAGAAAAGCAGCGACTATCAAAGGCCATGTGCGCAGATACATCAATGAAGGGCATGATGTGCAAAACGCCAAAGAATTTAAAACAGCCATCCTATCGAATGGAGGTGTCACCGGGGTCCGCGTTGCTGTTGTCGATGCTGCAGTTGCCGCTTGCGAACTGCCTCAGGTGAAAATGGATGGTGTAAGCATGTTAAACAACTTTGAGTTTTCTAGCGACGTGGTGACGGTCTGGAGAGCCTTTGACGTCGGCCGAGGAAAGCAAATAAGCAAATCTAAGCTTCATG TTCCTGACTTTTTGCAAGCCTGCCGATTTGACTGCAACATTTCACCTGGTGATTTCGTCGGTGCATCCCAAGAAACTTCTAAGAAGCCAGGACCCAATGGAACCTTGGAAGAAGAAGTGAAGGACGATGGTGACAAGAAAGCTGCCACCATTCTGTTCTCCTGCCCAAATGAAGGTTGTGTGAAGATGTATGAGCGACACTCAAGTCTTGAAAAGCACTTGTCCTTTGGGAAATGTAGAATGATGCCTGAAAAAGAGAACTTACTAGACAAAGCTAAGAGGACATACCACGCTCTCCTAAAGGAAGATACAAGTACGGCTAAAGCACTAGAAGCAGGAACACTTGAGGTGACGGATGGTGTCAGCTTGTCAGAGGGTTgggctttgaaaacaacaaaaaaatccgCACGATTCAATGAAGCTCAAAAGAAGTACTTGGAGGATAAATTTAACCTTGGGCAGGAAAAAGGTCACAAGCAAGACCCTGAGAGAGTGGCAAAAGATATGCGTTTTGCAAAGAAAGCAGATGGGTCTAGGCTGTTCTCAAGCGACGAGTTTCTGTCCGCACAACAGATACAGTCATTCTTTTCAAGAATGGCATCTAAGCTGCGTCACGCTGCGGCGATAAGTGATTCCGATATTAAAGCTGCGCAACACGAGCAAGAGTTCTGTGATACCCGTCAGGTTGTACTAAATGAAGTACAGTTGCAGCACCCCATCGCTTATGACAACTTCAACCTGTGCGACATGCGTAAGAAAGGAAGCTTAAAAAAACTTAACATAACCATGCTAAAGATTGTTTGCGAGTATTTTGGTGTGTGCACAGATGGATTCCACGTGAGGCGCAAGGCGGAGTACATTTCTGCATTAGTGGAACTGATCGACGCATGTGGTTGCTACCCCGTCTGA